One Kribbella sp. NBC_00662 genomic region harbors:
- a CDS encoding MFS transporter, translating into MTSGTRLLLPAAFITSLGNNIQLLGAALLLVRAEGSMLDVGWLFIAVAVPQAVLSPYFGRLADRFDRRRLWVTCDVVSAVVALALPVGLALGVAQQPLVYATNFALAIIAAQFTPASAALIRERVPTENLRPFNAHYEIALQSGMLLSASLGGLALQYFGPRPLFTFNALTFALSAVLVLAVGGKRRGVVLSQATKRTAPPVRPEQPPATVAERIPLGPLAVLFGQGLVVVTVFNALLPVLLIGEWGRGPAVLGVVDAVGGAGFLLAAAVYRRSAGWLGDRKLATGGFLVCSGLLVFQPLFGVPALIALVLLGAFLFGQARIATRSLLMTSVDESRVGHAFGVANGYGLAATIVVMLIASVVTGQSDTRYGFAVLALISILSAAAAALWMSTFSRRLASKEHGARPVVRSPGGAI; encoded by the coding sequence GTGACTTCAGGAACCCGCCTGCTGCTGCCCGCAGCGTTCATCACGTCCCTCGGCAACAACATCCAGCTCCTCGGCGCCGCGCTGCTGCTCGTCCGCGCGGAGGGCTCGATGCTCGACGTCGGCTGGCTGTTCATCGCCGTCGCCGTACCGCAGGCAGTCCTCTCGCCGTACTTCGGCCGCCTGGCCGACCGCTTCGACCGCCGACGCCTGTGGGTGACGTGCGACGTCGTCAGCGCCGTCGTCGCTCTCGCCCTCCCCGTCGGACTGGCGTTGGGCGTTGCGCAACAACCACTCGTCTACGCCACCAACTTCGCGTTGGCGATCATCGCCGCCCAGTTCACGCCGGCCAGCGCCGCCCTCATCCGCGAACGCGTCCCCACCGAAAACCTCCGCCCCTTCAACGCCCACTACGAGATCGCACTCCAGTCCGGCATGCTCCTGTCCGCATCACTGGGCGGCCTGGCCCTCCAGTACTTCGGCCCCCGACCCCTCTTCACCTTCAACGCCCTGACCTTCGCGTTGTCTGCGGTCCTGGTGCTCGCCGTCGGAGGAAAGCGCCGGGGTGTCGTGTTGTCACAGGCAACCAAGCGCACAGCACCACCCGTCCGTCCCGAGCAGCCGCCAGCGACCGTCGCGGAGCGGATTCCGCTTGGGCCGTTGGCGGTGTTGTTCGGGCAAGGGCTCGTGGTGGTGACCGTCTTCAACGCCTTGTTGCCGGTGTTGTTGATCGGTGAGTGGGGGCGGGGGCCGGCTGTGTTGGGGGTGGTGGACGCTGTCGGTGGGGCTGGGTTTTTGCTTGCTGCGGCTGTTTATCGGCGGTCCGCGGGGTGGCTGGGGGATCGGAAGCTCGCGACGGGTGGGTTCTTGGTTTGTAGCGGCTTGCTGGTGTTCCAGCCGTTGTTCGGCGTGCCCGCACTCATCGCGCTCGTGCTGCTCGGTGCGTTCCTGTTCGGTCAGGCCCGCATCGCGACCCGCTCGTTGCTGATGACCTCGGTCGACGAGTCGCGCGTCGGCCACGCCTTCGGCGTCGCGAACGGCTACGGCCTGGCGGCGACGATCGTCGTCATGCTGATCGCATCGGTCGTCACCGGCCAGTCCGACACCCGCTACGGCTTCGCAGTACTCGCCCTGATCAGCATCCTCTCCGCCGCGGCCGCCGCACTCTGGATGTCAACCTTTTCCCGGCGCCTCGCATCCAAGGAGCATGGAGCGCGACCAGTCGTTCGATCACCTGGCGGAGCGATATGA
- a CDS encoding TetR/AcrR family transcriptional regulator — MVGRGRPRDAGVEGRVLEAAMTEMRARGYDGMSVDRVAERAGVAKTTIYRRWPSKAELVVAMIAGLRSAVPFEPSGDARRDLTQLVTGIAATLEVIPTTLVADLTAAAAREPRVGDSVRALWAERHAAVTAVIAQAQSEGLLLAHADPGVVVDQLVGPLYYRLLITGEPIDPAYVRALVLSTLGPEKKS, encoded by the coding sequence ATGGTAGGACGAGGGCGACCGCGCGACGCCGGCGTCGAGGGGCGGGTGCTGGAGGCCGCCATGACCGAGATGCGCGCCCGCGGGTACGACGGCATGTCGGTCGACCGCGTCGCCGAGCGGGCCGGGGTCGCGAAGACCACGATCTACCGGCGCTGGCCGAGCAAGGCGGAGCTGGTGGTCGCGATGATCGCCGGACTGCGCAGCGCTGTGCCGTTCGAGCCGAGCGGGGACGCGCGGCGCGACCTGACCCAGCTCGTCACCGGTATCGCCGCCACCCTCGAGGTCATCCCGACCACCCTGGTCGCCGACCTCACCGCCGCAGCCGCCCGCGAACCGCGCGTCGGCGACAGCGTCCGCGCCCTCTGGGCGGAGCGCCACGCGGCTGTCACCGCAGTCATCGCCCAAGCCCAGTCCGAGGGGCTGCTGCTCGCGCACGCCGATCCCGGCGTCGTCGTCGACCAGCTCGTCGGACCGCTCTACTACCGGCTGCTCATCACGGGCGAGCCGATCGATCCCGCCTACGTGAGGGCGCTGGTGCTCAGCACTCTCGGACCGGAGAAGAAGTCGTGA